The following are encoded together in the Xanthomonas sacchari genome:
- a CDS encoding aminodeoxychorismate/anthranilate synthase component II, producing the protein MTVLMLDNYDSFTYNLVQYLQALGAEVKVVRNDALSVDEIERLAPERIVISPGPCTPNEAGVSLQLIERLGERTPILGVCLGHQSIGQVYGGQVVRAGTIMHGKTSRIRHEGRGVFAGLPDRYEATRYHSLVVEKTTLPDCLEVTAWTEHDDGTVEEIMGLRHRQFPVEGVQFHPESILTEHGHALLKNFLER; encoded by the coding sequence ATGACCGTCTTGATGCTGGATAACTACGACAGCTTTACCTACAACCTCGTGCAGTACCTGCAGGCGCTCGGCGCCGAGGTCAAGGTGGTGCGCAACGATGCGCTCAGCGTGGACGAGATCGAGCGCCTGGCGCCCGAGCGCATCGTCATCTCGCCGGGGCCGTGCACGCCGAACGAGGCGGGGGTGTCGCTGCAACTGATCGAGCGGCTGGGCGAGCGCACGCCGATCCTGGGCGTGTGCCTGGGCCACCAGAGCATCGGCCAGGTCTACGGCGGGCAGGTGGTGCGTGCCGGCACCATCATGCACGGCAAGACCTCGCGCATCCGCCACGAAGGCCGCGGCGTGTTCGCCGGCCTGCCGGACCGCTACGAGGCCACCCGCTACCACTCGCTGGTGGTGGAGAAGACCACGCTGCCCGACTGCCTGGAAGTGACGGCCTGGACCGAACACGACGACGGCACGGTGGAGGAGATCATGGGTCTGCGCCATCGCCAGTTCCCGGTCGAGGGCGTGCAGTTCCATCCCGAGTCCATCCTTACCGAGCAT